One part of the Xanthocytophaga agilis genome encodes these proteins:
- a CDS encoding NADP-dependent isocitrate dehydrogenase, whose translation MEKIKVANPVVELDGDEMTRIIWKFIKDKLILPYLDVDIKYYDLGVEYRDETNDQVTVDAAEAIKKYGVGIKCATITPDEARVQEFNLKQMWKSPNGTIRNILDGTVFREPIVCTNVPRLVTNWDSPIVVGRHAFGDQYRATDFVVPGKGKLTIKFEGEDGKVIEHTVYDFKGNGVALAMYNTDESIRGFARSCFNMGLQKGWPVYLSTKNTILKKYDGRFKDIFQEIFDAEFADKFKAAGIVYEHRLIDDMVASALKWNGKFVWACKNYDGDVQSDSVAQGFGSLGMMTSVLITPDGKIMEAEAAHGTVTRHYREHQKGNPTSTNPVASIFAWTRGLAFRGKLDGNQALIDFCTALEDVCVETIESGKMTKDLAISVFGNKVNHGEHYLYTEEFLDLLDKNLQAKRKK comes from the coding sequence ATGGAAAAAATTAAAGTAGCCAACCCCGTCGTTGAACTGGACGGCGACGAAATGACCCGTATTATCTGGAAATTCATCAAAGACAAACTTATTCTTCCTTATCTGGATGTAGATATTAAATACTATGACTTGGGCGTTGAATATCGCGATGAGACAAATGACCAGGTTACTGTTGACGCTGCTGAAGCTATTAAGAAATATGGAGTAGGTATTAAGTGTGCTACCATTACCCCTGACGAAGCTCGTGTACAAGAATTCAACCTGAAACAAATGTGGAAGTCTCCAAACGGTACGATCCGTAACATTCTGGATGGTACTGTTTTCCGTGAGCCAATCGTTTGTACCAATGTGCCTCGTCTGGTTACTAACTGGGATTCTCCTATTGTAGTGGGTCGTCACGCATTTGGCGATCAATACCGTGCTACTGACTTTGTGGTTCCAGGAAAAGGGAAACTGACTATTAAGTTTGAAGGTGAAGATGGTAAAGTGATTGAACATACTGTGTATGACTTCAAAGGCAATGGGGTAGCGCTGGCAATGTACAACACAGATGAATCAATCCGTGGCTTTGCTCGTTCCTGCTTTAACATGGGCTTACAAAAAGGATGGCCAGTATATTTATCTACTAAAAATACCATCCTGAAAAAATATGATGGTCGTTTCAAAGATATCTTCCAGGAGATCTTCGATGCTGAATTTGCTGACAAATTCAAAGCAGCAGGTATCGTATACGAACACCGTCTGATCGATGACATGGTAGCGTCTGCACTGAAGTGGAATGGCAAGTTTGTATGGGCTTGTAAAAACTATGATGGCGACGTACAGTCTGACTCAGTAGCACAAGGTTTCGGATCTCTGGGTATGATGACATCTGTACTGATCACTCCTGATGGAAAGATTATGGAAGCAGAAGCTGCTCACGGAACGGTAACCCGTCACTATCGTGAACATCAGAAAGGTAATCCAACTTCTACAAACCCAGTAGCGTCTATCTTTGCATGGACTCGTGGTCTGGCATTCCGTGGTAAACTGGATGGTAACCAGGCTCTGATCGACTTCTGTACTGCACTGGAAGACGTATGTGTAGAAACCATAGAAAGTGGCAAAATGACGAAAGATCTTGCCATCTCTGTTTTTGGCAATAAAGTAAATCATGGCGAACACTATCTATACACAGAAGAATTTCTGGATTTACTGGATAAAAACCTTCAGGCAAAACGCAAAAAATAA
- a CDS encoding nucleoside hydrolase — MKRRTFTQLLTFLIAGTTATSWSRSLADKKLTVIIDADTANEIDDLYAIVRALLEPRFQVKGLCSAQWHNQLSPPNTVQESQKLNEDLLRLMNRIDIPAPLGSEMIMGQPWGEYEGRNSPATQLMIHTARRVPANEKLIIISLGAATNVASALKLAPDIMSKVICYNLGGHYDATKKIWNKDEFNVRNDLNAINFLFNTEGVDLHLMPINILYDFKFTLEEISKRLSGKGGVWDYLVTRWLSNAPGDKERIFWDLALMIAVARPDLAKEEKRLTPPENTQREVSVYTQIDVKGMINDWWKITGK, encoded by the coding sequence ATGAAACGCCGCACCTTTACTCAGCTACTTACTTTCCTCATTGCAGGTACCACTGCAACTTCCTGGTCCAGATCCTTAGCAGATAAGAAACTCACAGTAATTATTGATGCAGATACAGCCAATGAGATTGACGATTTGTATGCGATTGTAAGGGCATTACTGGAACCACGTTTTCAAGTCAAAGGATTATGTTCTGCTCAGTGGCATAATCAGTTGTCTCCTCCTAATACAGTACAGGAAAGTCAGAAATTAAATGAAGACTTGCTTCGATTAATGAATCGTATAGATATTCCGGCACCACTGGGATCAGAAATGATTATGGGGCAACCTTGGGGAGAATACGAAGGGCGAAATTCTCCGGCAACTCAATTGATGATACATACTGCCCGGCGAGTGCCTGCAAATGAAAAACTGATAATTATTAGTCTGGGTGCCGCTACCAATGTGGCATCCGCATTGAAATTAGCTCCGGATATTATGTCCAAAGTAATCTGTTACAATTTGGGAGGGCATTATGATGCTACGAAGAAGATCTGGAACAAAGACGAGTTTAATGTTCGGAATGATTTGAATGCTATTAACTTTTTGTTCAATACAGAAGGAGTTGACTTGCATCTGATGCCAATTAATATTCTGTATGATTTTAAGTTTACACTAGAGGAAATCTCAAAACGGCTTTCCGGAAAGGGTGGTGTATGGGATTACCTGGTGACCCGCTGGCTAAGCAATGCTCCCGGAGACAAAGAACGTATTTTCTGGGATCTGGCATTAATGATAGCAGTAGCCCGCCCTGACTTGGCCAAAGAAGAAAAGCGATTAACACCACCTGAAAACACACAACGGGAAGTATCTGTCTATACCCAGATAGATGTAAAAGGAATGATAAACGATTGGTGGAAGATAACTGGAAAATAA
- a CDS encoding sensor histidine kinase: MTKSYNHNILHFFWGICVLLFPVRSVFANAYPQATKGVLDLSKWDWQEDGITDLSGEWEWYWNGLYTPETFYTRIPPITSYISVPGVWNSNVAGSEWKKGHGYCTYRLKIILPAKKQLLAIKVLTASTAMEMYVDGHKVGEEGQVGRSFAEMAPEFSPFEATFMPTGDTLEILVPVSNFHYRKGGLWNVIKLGPAKDIQHLRVQNLTLDYFVVGSFLLIGLYHLFLYIFLRRNPSPLYFFILCNLLSIRILTTGEYGINVWADISWNTLIHFEFLSLYLSPLVFVLYSRYLFPKEISRMVTRWVVLIGFVFAGLTLLFPPDIFSYGVRPFQVYIFLIAVYGATVYFKAWKNQRVGSTYFLFGFVILFLMIVNDVLYTSFIIQTGHFFYIGLVVFVFSQALALSRQYSIAFSDLEHANVQLETGNLQLKEKNKMVESTNEQLQKLNAEMDGVVYRVSHDLRSPIASVLGLIDLMRKDKSTEENQLPHYIDLQEKTLRRMDLLIQDIIDYARNNNTDLQLEEVNFLKLIEDILTDLSHLEEAIKIEKIIEVNQTGVFCSDTKRLNMIFSNLISNAIRYHKLNQSAPFIKIRGNITSEKAIIEIIDNGQGISSEHLEKIFDRFYRANHATKGSGLGLYIVKEAVEKLNGVIAIESEINQGTTFKITLPNLSEKR; encoded by the coding sequence GTGACAAAGAGCTATAATCATAACATATTGCATTTCTTCTGGGGAATATGTGTGCTGTTATTTCCTGTCAGAAGTGTGTTTGCCAATGCATATCCGCAGGCAACAAAAGGTGTATTAGATTTAAGCAAGTGGGACTGGCAAGAGGATGGTATTACTGATTTGAGTGGAGAATGGGAGTGGTATTGGAATGGGCTCTATACTCCTGAGACTTTTTATACACGTATTCCTCCTATAACTTCGTATATATCTGTCCCCGGTGTCTGGAATTCAAATGTGGCTGGTAGTGAATGGAAAAAAGGACATGGATACTGCACATATCGGCTCAAAATTATCCTGCCTGCTAAAAAACAACTATTGGCCATAAAAGTACTCACTGCTTCTACTGCCATGGAAATGTATGTGGATGGGCATAAAGTAGGAGAGGAGGGTCAAGTGGGACGTTCTTTTGCTGAGATGGCTCCTGAATTTTCTCCATTTGAAGCGACCTTTATGCCAACAGGTGATACATTGGAAATTCTGGTTCCTGTGTCGAACTTTCATTATCGAAAGGGAGGACTCTGGAATGTAATCAAGCTGGGGCCGGCAAAGGATATTCAACATTTACGCGTACAAAATCTGACTTTGGATTACTTCGTGGTTGGGAGTTTTCTGTTAATTGGACTATATCATTTGTTTCTCTATATATTTTTACGTCGTAATCCTTCTCCCCTTTATTTCTTTATTTTATGCAATCTTCTATCTATACGTATACTCACAACAGGAGAATATGGAATTAATGTCTGGGCTGACATAAGTTGGAATACTCTTATCCATTTTGAGTTTTTGTCGCTGTATCTCTCTCCTTTGGTCTTTGTTTTATATTCCCGTTATCTGTTTCCCAAAGAGATTTCAAGGATGGTTACCCGATGGGTAGTTTTGATTGGTTTTGTTTTTGCCGGATTAACCCTTTTGTTTCCACCAGATATATTTAGTTATGGAGTTCGACCTTTCCAGGTATATATTTTTCTCATTGCTGTATATGGTGCTACTGTCTATTTTAAAGCCTGGAAAAACCAGCGGGTAGGAAGCACATATTTCCTGTTTGGCTTTGTTATATTGTTTCTGATGATAGTGAATGATGTATTGTATACTAGCTTTATTATACAAACGGGACATTTTTTCTATATCGGATTAGTAGTATTTGTATTCTCCCAGGCATTGGCACTATCCCGTCAATATTCTATTGCCTTCTCTGATCTGGAACACGCTAATGTTCAGCTTGAAACAGGCAATCTACAGTTAAAGGAGAAAAATAAAATGGTAGAATCAACCAACGAACAGTTGCAGAAGTTAAATGCTGAAATGGATGGGGTGGTTTACAGAGTTTCGCATGACTTACGTTCTCCTATTGCTTCTGTGCTGGGTTTGATTGATTTGATGCGGAAAGACAAGAGCACAGAGGAAAACCAATTGCCACACTATATAGATCTTCAGGAGAAGACATTACGACGAATGGATTTACTGATTCAGGATATTATTGATTACGCACGAAATAATAATACGGACCTACAACTGGAAGAAGTTAATTTCCTAAAACTGATTGAGGATATACTAACCGATCTCAGTCATCTGGAAGAAGCGATAAAAATTGAAAAAATAATAGAAGTTAATCAGACGGGTGTATTTTGCAGCGATACGAAACGGCTGAATATGATCTTTAGCAATCTTATCTCAAATGCGATTCGTTACCATAAATTGAATCAATCCGCTCCCTTTATTAAGATTAGAGGAAATATAACTTCTGAAAAGGCTATAATAGAAATAATAGATAATGGACAGGGTATTAGTTCCGAGCATTTAGAGAAGATATTTGACCGATTCTATCGGGCTAATCATGCTACTAAAGGATCTGGTTTAGGATTATATATTGTCAAAGAAGCTGTTGAGAAGTTGAATGGTGTTATAGCTATAGAGTCTGAAATTAATCAGGGAACAACTTTCAAAATTACTTTACCAAACTTATCCGAAAAAAGATAA
- a CDS encoding YggS family pyridoxal phosphate-dependent enzyme, whose translation MSIHENIAAIEKQLQHTHCQLIAVTKTKPVEMLKEAYDAGCKQFGENRVQEMQEKQPLLPSDIQWHLIGHLQTNKVKYIAPFVALIHSVDSLKLLEEIDKQAAKNNRTINCLLQLFIAQEETKFGLSFEEAEELISSGSIESLKHTQIVGLMGMATFTEDQNQIRQEFRSLKQFFEKLKNTSLPANVRMQELSMGMSGDYEIAIEEGSTLIRVGSAIFGSR comes from the coding sequence ATGTCTATTCACGAAAATATCGCAGCTATTGAGAAACAACTCCAGCACACTCACTGTCAACTGATCGCAGTGACCAAGACCAAACCTGTTGAGATGCTAAAAGAAGCATATGATGCAGGCTGCAAACAATTTGGCGAAAACAGAGTGCAGGAAATGCAGGAGAAACAACCTCTTTTACCTTCTGATATTCAATGGCACCTGATTGGACATCTTCAAACCAATAAGGTCAAATATATTGCACCATTTGTAGCACTCATACATTCTGTGGATAGTCTGAAGCTTCTGGAAGAAATAGATAAGCAAGCTGCCAAAAACAATCGTACAATTAACTGCTTGTTGCAACTATTTATAGCACAGGAAGAAACGAAATTCGGGCTTTCCTTTGAGGAAGCCGAAGAGCTGATCTCATCTGGATCTATTGAAAGTCTCAAACACACACAAATTGTAGGTTTGATGGGAATGGCAACATTTACAGAAGATCAAAATCAGATACGTCAGGAATTTCGTAGTCTAAAGCAGTTTTTTGAGAAATTAAAAAATACATCTCTGCCAGCAAATGTCCGAATGCAGGAACTTTCCATGGGTATGAGTGGAGACTATGAAATCGCGATAGAAGAAGGAAGCACATTAATCCGGGTAGGAAGTGCCATTTTTGGAAGCCGATAA